Proteins from one Niallia circulans genomic window:
- the rbfA gene encoding 30S ribosome-binding factor RbfA produces MSLRPNRVGEQMKKELGEIISRKIKDPRIGFVTVTDVQVTGDLQQATVYISVLGDQEQRENTLNGLAKAKGFIRSEIGQRIRLRKTPEITFEFDESIDYGNRIDTLLHQIAKESDSDK; encoded by the coding sequence ATGAGCCTTAGACCAAACCGTGTTGGTGAACAAATGAAAAAAGAGCTTGGTGAGATCATTAGCAGAAAAATTAAAGATCCTCGCATAGGCTTTGTTACTGTAACAGATGTTCAAGTAACTGGAGACTTGCAACAGGCAACTGTGTATATTTCTGTACTTGGAGATCAAGAGCAACGAGAAAATACCCTGAACGGGCTTGCAAAAGCGAAAGGGTTTATACGTTCAGAAATTGGACAAAGAATCCGCTTGCGCAAAACACCAGAAATTACTTTTGAATTTGATGAGTCTATTGATTATGGAAACAGAATTGATACATTGCTACATCAAATTGCAAAAGAATCTGATTCAGATAAATAA
- the infB gene encoding translation initiation factor IF-2, producing the protein MSKMRVYEYAKKFNISSKDVITKLKDMNVEVSNHMTTLEDDAIKKLDSVYNKSTEAIQNNNKIAASKNIAATYEEESDAMAEKGKTTQTKNNNSKPGFNKPKSNNNNNNKNRNNNNRNKGKQAPVAPPAPKKEKELPTKITFSDSLTVAELAKKLHREPSEIIKKLFMLGVMATINQDLDKDAIELIAGDYGVEVEEEIKVDATDLEVYFGDDDAAELIERPSVVTIMGHVDHGKTTLLDSIRNTKVTAGEAGGITQHIGAYQIEDNGKKITFLDTPGHAAFTTMRARGAKITDITILVVAADDGVMPQTVEAINHAKAAEVPIIVAVNKMDKPTANPDRVMQELTEHGLVPEAWGGETIFVPLSALTGEGIDTLLEMILLVSEVEEYKANPNRNAVGTVIEAELDKGKGSVATLLVQNGTLNIGDPIVVGNTFGRVRAMVNDLGRRVKTAGPSTPVEITGLNEVPQAGDRFVVFKDEKTARQVGEARSSDAIQAQRSEKARISLDNLFEHMKQGEMKDLNIVMKADVQGSAEALAAALYKIEVEGVNVKIIHTGVGAINESDITLAAASNAIVIGFNVRPDVNAKRAADAEAVDVRLHRIIYKVIEEIEAAMKGMLDPEFEEKVIGQAEVRQTFKVSKIGTIAGSYITDGKITRDSGIRIIRDGIVIFEGEVDALKRFKDDAKEVSQGYECGITIKNFNDMKEGDIIEAYIMQEIERK; encoded by the coding sequence ATGAGTAAAATGCGAGTTTATGAATACGCAAAAAAATTCAACATATCAAGTAAAGATGTTATTACAAAACTAAAAGACATGAACGTAGAAGTGTCAAACCATATGACAACATTAGAAGACGACGCAATTAAGAAATTAGATAGCGTATATAATAAAAGTACTGAAGCAATACAAAATAACAATAAGATTGCTGCATCGAAAAATATAGCGGCAACTTATGAAGAAGAAAGTGATGCAATGGCTGAAAAAGGAAAAACAACTCAAACAAAAAACAATAATTCAAAACCAGGTTTCAACAAACCAAAAAGCAATAATAACAACAATAATAAAAACAGAAACAACAATAATCGCAACAAGGGGAAACAAGCTCCAGTAGCTCCTCCAGCTCCTAAAAAAGAAAAAGAATTGCCAACAAAAATTACGTTCAGTGATTCTTTAACTGTTGCAGAGCTTGCAAAAAAACTGCATCGTGAACCTTCTGAAATCATCAAAAAATTATTCATGCTTGGTGTAATGGCTACGATCAACCAAGATCTTGACAAAGATGCAATTGAATTGATTGCTGGAGATTATGGTGTAGAAGTAGAAGAAGAAATTAAGGTGGATGCGACAGACCTTGAAGTTTACTTTGGGGATGATGACGCTGCTGAGCTTATCGAACGTCCGTCTGTTGTTACAATTATGGGTCACGTTGACCATGGTAAAACAACATTGCTTGACAGCATTCGTAACACGAAGGTAACTGCTGGCGAAGCTGGTGGAATTACACAGCATATTGGTGCATACCAAATTGAAGATAACGGCAAAAAAATCACATTCCTTGATACACCGGGACATGCTGCGTTTACAACAATGCGTGCACGTGGAGCAAAAATTACGGATATTACTATCCTTGTAGTTGCTGCAGATGATGGAGTAATGCCACAAACTGTCGAAGCAATTAACCATGCGAAAGCAGCTGAGGTTCCAATTATCGTAGCTGTTAACAAAATGGATAAGCCGACTGCAAACCCTGATAGAGTAATGCAGGAATTGACAGAACATGGATTAGTACCAGAGGCTTGGGGTGGAGAAACTATCTTTGTACCTCTATCTGCATTAACTGGTGAAGGAATTGATACACTGCTTGAAATGATTTTACTTGTAAGTGAAGTAGAAGAATATAAAGCAAACCCAAATCGCAATGCTGTTGGTACTGTTATTGAAGCAGAATTAGATAAAGGTAAAGGTTCTGTTGCAACACTGCTAGTGCAAAATGGAACATTAAACATTGGTGACCCAATTGTTGTCGGTAACACATTTGGTCGTGTTCGTGCAATGGTAAATGACCTTGGACGTCGTGTTAAAACTGCTGGTCCATCTACACCAGTAGAAATAACTGGCTTAAATGAAGTACCACAAGCCGGCGACCGTTTCGTTGTATTTAAAGACGAAAAAACAGCACGTCAAGTCGGGGAAGCACGTTCTTCTGATGCAATTCAAGCACAAAGATCAGAAAAGGCTAGAATTAGCCTAGACAATCTGTTTGAGCACATGAAGCAAGGTGAAATGAAAGACTTGAATATCGTCATGAAGGCAGATGTTCAAGGTTCAGCTGAGGCGCTTGCAGCAGCACTTTACAAAATCGAAGTAGAAGGCGTAAATGTGAAAATCATCCATACAGGTGTTGGTGCCATTAATGAATCTGACATCACGCTTGCAGCAGCTTCTAATGCTATCGTTATTGGGTTCAACGTAAGACCTGATGTCAATGCGAAAAGAGCAGCAGATGCAGAAGCAGTGGATGTACGCTTGCACCGCATCATTTATAAAGTAATTGAAGAGATTGAAGCAGCGATGAAGGGTATGCTTGATCCTGAATTCGAAGAGAAAGTTATCGGTCAGGCTGAGGTTCGCCAAACATTCAAAGTTTCTAAAATCGGAACAATTGCTGGTTCTTATATAACAGATGGTAAAATCACAAGAGACAGCGGTATCCGCATTATCAGAGATGGCATTGTTATCTTTGAGGGCGAAGTTGATGCGTTGAAACGCTTCAAGGATGATGCTAAAGAGGTTTCTCAAGGGTACGAATGTGGTATTACTATTAAGAACTTCAATGATATGAAAGAAGGAGACATCATTGAAGCTTATATCATGCAAGAAATTGAGCGCAAATGA
- the nusA gene encoding transcription termination factor NusA, translating into MSSELVDALVLLEKEKGISRDVIIEAIEAALISAYRRNFNQAQNVRIDLNLGSGTMRVFARKEVVDEVFDTRLEISLEDAQKVNPNYEVEDVVELEVTPKDFGRIAAQTAKQVVTQRVREAERGIIYSEFIDREEDIMTGIVQRQDSKFIYVSLGKIEAILPANEQMPNEFYKPHDRIKVFLTKVEKTTKGPQIYVSRTHPGLLKRLFEMEVPEIYDGTVEIKSVAREAGDRSKISVHSENEEVDPVGSCVGPKGTRVQTIVNELKGEKIDIVQWSQDPKVFVANALSPSKVLEVIVDEEEKATTVIVPDYQLSLAIGKRGQNARLAAKLTGWKIDIKSETDAREAGIYPTESSLLTFDDADEDEEEFRLNSEDLD; encoded by the coding sequence ATGAGCAGTGAATTAGTTGATGCTCTGGTATTGCTTGAGAAAGAAAAAGGGATTTCGCGTGATGTTATTATTGAGGCTATCGAGGCTGCTCTAATTTCAGCATATCGCAGAAATTTCAATCAAGCGCAAAATGTTCGTATAGATTTAAATTTAGGTTCCGGCACAATGCGTGTGTTTGCACGTAAGGAAGTTGTCGATGAAGTATTTGATACTCGTTTGGAAATTTCATTGGAGGATGCTCAAAAGGTAAATCCAAACTATGAAGTGGAAGACGTTGTTGAATTGGAAGTGACTCCGAAGGACTTCGGTCGTATTGCTGCGCAAACTGCGAAACAGGTTGTTACACAGCGTGTACGTGAAGCAGAAAGAGGAATCATTTATTCTGAATTTATTGATCGCGAAGAAGATATCATGACAGGTATCGTTCAGCGTCAAGACAGCAAATTCATTTATGTGAGCTTAGGAAAGATTGAAGCAATCCTGCCTGCAAATGAGCAGATGCCAAACGAATTCTACAAGCCACATGACCGAATTAAAGTATTTTTAACAAAAGTTGAAAAAACGACAAAAGGTCCACAAATTTATGTTTCAAGAACACATCCAGGCTTGTTGAAGAGATTGTTTGAAATGGAAGTACCTGAAATTTATGATGGAACTGTTGAAATTAAATCTGTTGCGCGTGAAGCTGGTGACAGATCGAAAATCTCCGTTCACTCTGAAAACGAAGAGGTAGATCCAGTTGGATCATGTGTTGGTCCAAAAGGTACGCGTGTACAAACAATCGTTAATGAGCTAAAAGGCGAAAAGATCGATATTGTACAATGGTCCCAGGATCCAAAAGTGTTCGTTGCTAATGCTTTAAGTCCATCTAAAGTGCTTGAAGTTATTGTGGATGAAGAAGAAAAGGCTACAACAGTAATCGTTCCTGACTACCAATTGTCACTTGCAATCGGTAAAAGAGGACAAAATGCTCGTCTTGCTGCAAAGCTTACTGGCTGGAAAATCGATATCAAATCAGAAACTGATGCAAGAGAAGCTGGGATATATCCTACAGAATCATCTTTGTTGACATTTGATGATGCAGACGAGGATGAGGAAGAGTTTCGCTTAAACAGTGAAGATTTAGATTGA
- a CDS encoding DUF503 domain-containing protein: protein MITGLLTVECIIYDAHSLKEKRAVLQRIMDRLKQKYNIAVSEVGFQDMWQRAELAIVTVASVKVAAERELQNALKLIDSFPEIEAATTAIEWL, encoded by the coding sequence ATGATAACAGGTCTGCTGACAGTTGAATGTATCATTTATGATGCTCATTCACTGAAGGAGAAGCGTGCTGTTTTACAGCGTATCATGGATCGCTTGAAACAAAAATACAATATAGCTGTGTCGGAGGTTGGTTTCCAGGATATGTGGCAACGGGCAGAACTTGCGATTGTAACGGTGGCATCTGTTAAGGTTGCAGCAGAAAGAGAGCTACAGAATGCTCTCAAGCTGATTGATTCATTTCCGGAAATTGAAGCCGCGACAACAGCTATAGAATGGCTTTAA
- the rnpM gene encoding RNase P modulator RnpM, with translation MSVNSKKVPMRKCVATGEMRPKKELVRIVRSKEGLVSVDLTGKKSGRGAYLSKDKEAVLLAKKKNILANQLDVAIEDSVYEELLDLIEKEQGQSK, from the coding sequence ATGAGTGTGAACAGCAAAAAAGTACCAATGCGCAAATGTGTTGCTACAGGTGAAATGAGACCAAAAAAAGAACTGGTTCGCATCGTTCGCTCGAAAGAAGGTCTAGTATCGGTTGATTTAACCGGAAAGAAATCGGGACGTGGCGCATATCTTTCTAAGGATAAAGAAGCGGTACTTTTAGCCAAGAAGAAGAATATTCTGGCAAACCAGCTTGACGTGGCAATTGAGGATTCGGTATACGAAGAGCTGCTGGATTTAATAGAGAAGGAGCAAGGACAATCCAAATGA
- the rimP gene encoding ribosome maturation factor RimP — MSKVTGIVEEMVNPILDELNLELVDIEYVKEGPNYFLRVFIDKDNGVDIDECAAVSEKLSEKLDEVDPIPENYFLEVSSPGAERPLKKDKDFQKAIGKNVHIKTYEPIDNEKTFEGILTSFDGNVVTVEVKIKTRKKTIEIPYEKIAKARLAVIFS, encoded by the coding sequence TTGAGCAAAGTAACAGGAATAGTCGAAGAAATGGTTAATCCCATATTAGATGAACTTAACTTAGAGTTAGTTGACATTGAGTATGTTAAGGAAGGTCCTAACTACTTTTTGCGTGTTTTCATTGATAAGGACAACGGTGTGGATATTGATGAATGCGCTGCAGTCAGCGAAAAACTAAGCGAAAAACTGGATGAAGTCGATCCGATTCCAGAAAACTATTTCTTAGAAGTATCTTCTCCTGGTGCCGAAAGACCACTAAAGAAAGACAAGGATTTCCAAAAAGCAATTGGGAAAAATGTACATATTAAAACATATGAACCGATTGACAACGAAAAAACGTTTGAAGGAATTCTTACAAGCTTTGATGGAAATGTTGTCACAGTTGAAGTGAAAATTAAAACGAGAAAGAAAACCATTGAAATTCCTTATGAAAAAATTGCAAAAGCAAGACTTGCAGTAATCTTCTCATAA
- a CDS encoding YlxQ family RNA-binding protein gives MKNNQWMSLLGLANRARKITSGEELTVKEIRSGNAKLILLSEDASQNTAKKIMDKSNSYKVPVKMVPDREMLGQSIGKEARVVVAVLDNGFAKKLLTLLD, from the coding sequence ATGAAAAATAATCAATGGATGTCATTACTTGGCTTAGCAAATCGAGCACGGAAAATTACCTCAGGTGAGGAACTTACCGTAAAAGAAATTAGAAGCGGAAATGCAAAACTAATATTATTGTCGGAAGATGCTTCACAAAACACGGCCAAAAAAATCATGGACAAAAGCAATTCCTATAAAGTGCCAGTGAAAATGGTACCAGACAGGGAAATGCTAGGACAATCGATTGGCAAGGAAGCAAGAGTGGTTGTCGCTGTTTTGGATAATGGATTTGCAAAAAAACTTTTAACACTGCTCGATTAA